The DNA window GGGTATGTTTTTATTACCTTGGACCCACAGCTCAGACTGTGTTCTGGCATGTAGGTGTGTGAGTTGTTATTAAATCTCCAGTTGAGCAGGTTATATCCACTGATAATTAAGCTTTGTGTTGTATGCAGGAACCCCATACAAAGATACAGAATGTGAGCCATGTTCGGATGGTTACTATGTCACCGGAGAAGCGGGCAGTGCTCAGTGCACTGCACACACGACTTGCCGAAGTGACGAGAAGCTGATGGTGCGTGGGACCAGCTGCCATGACAATATGTGTCTTTCCTGCAACAACATCACATCACAAGGTATGTAGACTAAtgcctagcaaccacctggaaatCTGAGATATAAGGAGGCTGTTCTTCTTTTACTAGAAGTCATTTATtactagaaaaaaataaaacaattaaaaaatgcaaGAGATGCATTGGTTTAAACAGTGATTTACATTCTACATCTTCATGTTGCTCTTCTAATTTTAGTAATAGCAGCTCTAgagtcaatttttttttactgtttccaGCATTGTTATTTTTTGGGGTGGATTTTTAATCTAATTTTGTTATGTTATCAAGCTGTCTCGTTTGTTACTGGCATGTTTTTGGTGTAAATCAGGCAGCTGTTATATGCTGTTGAGATGCTTTTGATCTCATTTAGACAGGTTTAATGTGTTAATTTTACAAAGCAGACTGCTTTGATATGTTGGTGACATATTTTGCTGTGATGTGTTAATGATGAGTTCATGGAAGATTGTTTTATCCCATCAGGCAGCTTTGATATGATAATGCAATGCTTACTGTTTGATATCactgagtgattttttttttgctgattaTCTTTCCAAGGCTGGACCAGCTTCATCAAGCCTGTCCTCACAGAGATGTTTGctcagcaaaaaaaacctctacATCGTCTCTGTCGCAAATTAAACATCAGTGGAAATCAGACAGCAATAGACAAAGATAACTCAGCACTTAAAATAAAAACGTGGCTTAGTGATGCTTCAGAACAGCAGCTGACTCAGCTTCCAGCCACACTAAAACTGGCAAACATGCACAACCTGGCTGAAAAAGTAGAgaaaaaactgaagaaattccAGGAGGAAGCCAAGCAATGTGACAACAacataatataaaacaacataatatataaaacaacaaaatataaaaaagtatCCCTTCAATACCTCAACCTGGATACCTGACAGGTATTTAACTCTAGAGGCTTTACCCATCTCATAAAATGCAGGATGGAGTGAAGGCTTCCTGGAGTGACTTTAGTCAGTTTgtgtatcatcatcatcatcattaccaTCATCAATATCACcagttttacatttaaaaggcatggcaaaaaaaaaatcaattttgaCAATTCAAATGGCACTGATTCTTACGTTTATTAATGTTGTATTATAGACCCTGTTTGTTGCAGTGTAATGGTTGTAGCAATATGTGTGTGCATATTTCTGAATCCTACTGCAATTTCTTGGAAGAACTCTGTgccttgttatttattttttgtttcacctgagttatttataaaaatttatatacatttttgtgtCTCAGTTTTCatcattaatttgtttttgaTTTGGCACATTTCcatgtatttaattaaagttttatttttttaagaagaTTTATTATTTGATAATTCATGCAACATCATTACCTCTTAATGTTTTAATGCAATGCGTTcaacctttattttttaaagagatCTGTTAAGAGCATATTCTAAgaataaaactgttcattcaaataaaatgtactatACTTCAGATGTTCACACTTCGTCTTTTGATTTTttactcttaaaaatgaagaagaaaatacatatttataagcAAAAACATGGGTAAGTACACAGCGTCATTGATGGGATGTACCAGAGCATCCTGTTGTGTATAGCGGtccctaaatgtgagtgtgtatgtgtgaaatatCGCCCCTTGTGCTGCAGTTCTTAACAGTGAATGAGTATGCATGTCAGTAAGGTATAAGCTAATTCCCTGCAGAAATTTGCacctaaaaatgaaaataataggGGATTGAcactacattttaatatatttcaaaatgaaatataaGATAGGAATGCTTTAATGCGTTTACATGAGACCACAACTCAATGTCCTTGGACAGGTGACCAGTTCCTTTAGGTGACCAGTTCCTTCTTCCAACATAGGACCACATTTAGACAAATCAGAACTTTTCTGgaataaacattttttctttgttccGCTTCTCATGACTGGATTAAGATGGGTTGCTTAAATGATCCCAAGAACCCCATAACGACTGCAAAGTATAACAGTATACTGTAGAGAGTACAGGGACATTACACATCATTAAATGAACAGAGTGATGCACAAATCCtcatccaaagaaaaacatgtatctccatttttgtggatttttagctTACTAACTTACAAATatcatttgaatacagcagctgtccttcacactttgTGAAAATTACTTGAtcaatggaccaatagaaatgttccaaaattacttggagtAACATCTGTTTACACTGATGTCCAaggttctttttttgtttgtttgtttgtttgttttgtttttgttatctcctgtaaagttggagatacatgttttttctttggacaacaaCAAAATCAGAACTAATTCTGATTATCCAAGAattaaatgatgaaaaggttTCTTCACATTTCAGTTAGGCAATGGCCTGAAATAAACAGCAAGAACAACTCAAGAGTTTGCTGTGGTGTTCTGGCTGGGATAGGaaggtaaatatatttttaaaagtaacaAAGAATAtaatgccccctccagggtgtcttcctgccttgcgcccaatgattccaggtaggctctggaaccaccgcgacTTGTAGcagactgccatcaaatcctcaaaaaATATTATAACATCTGaagatggccttcagagtattcactggttctgctcccatctcccTCAACAGACttttaaaaccatacgttagcgcccgccctctctattcctcaaaggagcgcctactaacacgaccaaccccccgtacaggtcagctgaggctattctcatctctggtaccacgctggtggaacgagcttccaagcactatcagagcaacaggaaccctctccgcattcaagaaatccttgaaaacccagctcttctgagagtatctcttgcactgaaagtctttctttaatgcacttattacttcctgcatattgcacttaatgtaaggtataattgtataattgtataatttgtgctgtagtttgaatgttagatcctcttttgtaagtcgctttggataaaagcgtctgccaaatgcataaatgtaaatgtaaatgtagtgtaTATACTTTTAACAAAAGAAGCAGCTGGTACTGCAGCAAAATTGGAACAAACTACCTGTTGTTACCAGTAGATGAGGAGGTGTCCGCAACCATTTGGTTGTATAATGTATTACTGTATGCATTCCTAACATGAAAACGAAATGAGTTTGAAAAGGG is part of the Hoplias malabaricus isolate fHopMal1 chromosome 4, fHopMal1.hap1, whole genome shotgun sequence genome and encodes:
- the LOC136694317 gene encoding tumor necrosis factor receptor superfamily member 6B-like isoform X2 — encoded protein: MAKTAILILLLPLFHGTSTNEYTYEHELASGVKLTCDRCEPGFYLRSHCTATRPTRCNPCIQGFYTKYWNYIPECLPCDLCGLNLVETQPCTPKQNRQCQCQDGYYWYSHYCKKHSVCPNGHVIKSKGTPYKDTECEPCSDGYYVTGEAGSAQCTAHTTCRSDEKLMVRGTSCHDNMCLSCNNITSQGWTSFIKPVLTEMFAQQKKPLHRLCRKLNISGNQTAIDKDNSALKIKTWLSDASEQQLTQLPATLKLANMHNLAEKVEKKLKKFQEEAKQCDNNII
- the LOC136694317 gene encoding tumor necrosis factor receptor superfamily member 6B-like isoform X1, which codes for MFVCLCAQILILLLPLFHGTSTNEYTYEHELASGVKLTCDRCEPGFYLRSHCTATRPTRCNPCIQGFYTKYWNYIPECLPCDLCGLNLVETQPCTPKQNRQCQCQDGYYWYSHYCKKHSVCPNGHVIKSKGTPYKDTECEPCSDGYYVTGEAGSAQCTAHTTCRSDEKLMVRGTSCHDNMCLSCNNITSQGWTSFIKPVLTEMFAQQKKPLHRLCRKLNISGNQTAIDKDNSALKIKTWLSDASEQQLTQLPATLKLANMHNLAEKVEKKLKKFQEEAKQCDNNII